A genomic segment from Methanomassiliicoccus luminyensis B10 encodes:
- a CDS encoding ATP-dependent DNA ligase: MQYQDLVKVYEALESTASRLEMTQILASLFRSTDCSHIKKIVYMTQGGIVPDFFPEKLGLADKLYLRTLVAATGGNEASIRDLWAREGDPGTVTQKVFENKKQTTLFSQPLTLDRVYDALLKIARAEGSGSQELKMRLLADILHDAKPNEAKYIARIVTGRMRLGVASQTVIDSLAQAFATKADKPEVERAFNITSDLGLVGETLCKKGLEGLREMRVRVGNPIRAMLAERLPSPEEILERMGGRAMFEYKYDGLRVQAHISKDAVRLYSRRLEDLTNQFPDVAKALREAFEGESAIFEGECVPVDIDTGEMLPFQEVSHRRGRKHELTEAIEGYPVRVQLFDCLYLDGEDLTLRPLPDRRSALTRSVSITDRVRFSEARVLDDPAKVQGFFQEALQAGCEGVMAKSLNDDSVYRAGSRGYLWIKYKKEYRSEMNDTVDLVAVGAFHGRGKRGGVYGALLMATYNSEEDRFETVCKLGSGFDDATLAALPEKLDPYRLPKAHGTVESKMEADVWFTPTVVLEVLGAEISISPIHTCGHGKIREASGLAIRFPRFTGAFRDDKKPRDATTTQELVDMYKKQLKRIEG, from the coding sequence ATGCAGTATCAGGACCTGGTGAAGGTCTATGAGGCCCTGGAGTCGACGGCGTCCCGCCTGGAGATGACCCAGATCCTGGCCTCGCTGTTCCGTTCCACCGACTGCTCGCACATCAAGAAGATAGTGTACATGACCCAGGGAGGCATAGTCCCGGACTTCTTCCCCGAAAAGCTCGGCCTCGCCGACAAGCTGTACCTGCGCACCCTGGTCGCCGCCACCGGGGGGAACGAGGCCAGCATCCGCGATCTGTGGGCCCGGGAGGGGGATCCCGGCACCGTCACCCAGAAGGTATTCGAGAACAAGAAGCAGACCACCTTGTTCTCCCAGCCGCTGACGCTCGACCGGGTATACGACGCGCTTCTGAAGATCGCCCGGGCCGAGGGCAGCGGCTCCCAGGAGCTGAAGATGCGCCTGCTGGCGGACATACTGCACGACGCCAAGCCCAACGAGGCCAAGTACATCGCCCGCATCGTGACCGGGCGGATGCGCCTGGGAGTGGCGTCGCAGACGGTGATCGACTCGCTGGCCCAGGCGTTCGCCACCAAGGCGGACAAGCCCGAGGTGGAGAGGGCCTTCAACATCACTTCCGACCTGGGACTGGTAGGGGAGACGCTGTGCAAGAAGGGGCTGGAGGGGTTGAGGGAGATGCGCGTGCGGGTAGGGAACCCCATTAGGGCCATGCTCGCCGAGCGCCTGCCGTCGCCGGAGGAGATCCTGGAGCGCATGGGCGGCCGGGCCATGTTCGAGTACAAGTACGACGGGCTGAGGGTCCAGGCCCATATCTCCAAGGACGCGGTACGATTGTACTCCCGCCGGCTGGAGGACCTCACCAATCAGTTCCCCGACGTGGCCAAGGCGCTGAGGGAGGCCTTCGAAGGGGAGAGCGCCATCTTCGAGGGGGAGTGCGTCCCGGTGGACATCGACACCGGGGAGATGCTCCCATTCCAGGAGGTCTCCCACCGCCGGGGCAGGAAGCACGAGCTCACCGAGGCCATCGAGGGGTACCCCGTAAGAGTACAGCTGTTCGACTGCCTGTACCTGGACGGGGAGGACCTCACCCTGAGGCCGCTGCCGGACCGCCGATCCGCCCTCACCAGGAGCGTGAGCATCACCGACCGGGTCAGGTTCTCCGAGGCCAGGGTCCTGGACGACCCGGCGAAAGTGCAGGGGTTCTTCCAGGAAGCGCTCCAGGCCGGATGCGAGGGCGTGATGGCCAAATCGCTCAATGATGACTCGGTCTATCGCGCCGGCTCCCGGGGCTACCTGTGGATCAAGTACAAGAAGGAGTACCGGTCGGAGATGAACGACACCGTGGACCTGGTGGCGGTAGGCGCGTTCCACGGCCGGGGCAAGAGAGGCGGGGTGTACGGCGCTCTGCTGATGGCGACCTATAACTCGGAAGAGGACCGCTTCGAAACAGTGTGCAAGCTCGGCTCCGGCTTCGACGACGCCACCCTGGCGGCGCTGCCGGAGAAGCTTGACCCGTACCGCCTTCCCAAGGCCCACGGGACCGTGGAGTCGAAGATGGAGGCGGACGTGTGGTTCACCCCCACGGTGGTGCTGGAGGTGCTGGGCGCCGAGATAAGCATCTCCCCCATCCACACCTGTGGCCATGGGAAGATCAGGGAGGCGTCAGGGCTGGCGATCCGCTTCCCCCGCTTCACCGGCGCGTTCCGCGACGACAAAAAGCCCCGGGACGCCACCACCACCCAGGAGCTGGTGGACATGTACAAGAAGCAGCTCAAGAGGATCGAGGGCTGA
- a CDS encoding amino acid permease: MPADHPPQSNGVEVTLSRDLGLAEVLMIGLGPNIGSTIFLLIGFAAGIAGPALILAFVLNFIVTLFTAMAYAELSSAYPETGGGYLWIKEGLFPPLGFLGGWMSWVGHCIACSVYAIGFGLGIQQLVVQYGLDILGISPDLIRTAATVLIAVAFCYLNYRGVKGAGRSEIMIAMFLIGIIVLFIAFCAVALLTDPAVPGAGGFVPFLPFGYVSVAVAMGFTFMIFEGYEVVAQTGEEAKDPERTVPRAMFLCIAISAVLFVAVAAFTFAVIGWEGAAQAEDGALAVAAERVVPFVGGALMAVGVIVGSVAAVNSIVFSASRVSFAMGRDGNLPAMFGKLHPKTHTPAAAILLSGVIIVFMAVALPINAVAAVADLLILMLFVLVNLSAISLRRKHPEVKRHFRTPFFPWIPIIGAVSKMFLALMLFNYDPLAWYVALAVIFGGLLVHYFVKAREEIERIPAPAPAPLSEEAKARYRVLIPIDDPKNEALVDLGVIMAARQDGELLLTTVLEVPSGVPLTAVEKRRIDERKKMLERLKVHAEKRGVRTRAIVQLSHDVVTSIIDTAREQGANFIIVGWKGYTNTQKRILGRKLDDIVRRTPCDIIVLKAEGHLKPDNILVLSGGLWHVSKATEVAAEIAKAENARVTILNVIVNERYLIKAAEYSKRLKRIVELRKVPVIVKETRPESIIGGVVAESVNYDLLVIGSSAAKRLTPFAFGALQDVIAKNAKCPVLVYKRVGPNEPEAMEAEED; encoded by the coding sequence ATGCCTGCCGATCATCCGCCCCAATCCAACGGCGTGGAGGTAACTCTAAGCCGCGACCTCGGTCTCGCCGAGGTCCTAATGATAGGACTAGGGCCCAACATCGGCTCCACGATATTCCTCCTGATCGGCTTCGCCGCGGGCATAGCCGGCCCCGCGCTCATACTGGCCTTCGTCCTGAACTTCATCGTGACGCTGTTCACGGCGATGGCCTACGCCGAGCTGTCCAGCGCCTACCCCGAGACGGGCGGCGGGTACCTGTGGATCAAGGAAGGCCTTTTCCCTCCCCTGGGGTTCCTGGGCGGCTGGATGTCCTGGGTGGGCCATTGCATCGCCTGCAGCGTCTACGCCATAGGGTTCGGCCTAGGCATCCAGCAGCTGGTGGTGCAGTACGGCCTGGACATCCTCGGCATATCCCCCGACCTGATACGGACGGCCGCCACCGTGCTCATAGCGGTGGCGTTCTGCTACCTCAACTACCGCGGGGTGAAGGGGGCGGGGCGCTCCGAGATAATGATCGCCATGTTCCTCATCGGCATCATCGTCCTGTTCATCGCCTTCTGCGCGGTGGCGCTCCTCACCGACCCCGCCGTGCCCGGGGCCGGGGGCTTCGTGCCCTTCCTTCCGTTCGGCTACGTCAGCGTGGCCGTGGCCATGGGCTTCACCTTCATGATCTTCGAGGGGTACGAGGTGGTGGCCCAGACCGGAGAGGAGGCCAAGGACCCCGAGAGGACCGTGCCCCGGGCCATGTTCCTGTGCATCGCCATCAGCGCGGTGCTCTTCGTGGCGGTGGCCGCCTTCACCTTCGCCGTCATCGGCTGGGAAGGCGCCGCGCAGGCCGAGGACGGAGCGCTGGCGGTCGCGGCGGAGAGGGTCGTCCCCTTCGTCGGGGGAGCCCTGATGGCGGTCGGCGTGATCGTCGGCTCGGTGGCCGCGGTCAACTCCATAGTGTTCTCCGCCTCCCGCGTCTCCTTTGCCATGGGGCGGGACGGCAATCTCCCCGCGATGTTCGGGAAGCTGCACCCGAAGACCCATACTCCCGCGGCGGCCATCCTTCTGAGCGGGGTGATAATCGTGTTCATGGCGGTGGCCCTGCCCATCAACGCGGTGGCTGCGGTGGCCGACCTCCTCATCCTCATGCTCTTCGTCCTGGTGAACCTCTCCGCCATAAGCCTCCGCCGCAAGCACCCCGAGGTCAAGCGCCACTTCCGCACCCCGTTCTTCCCCTGGATACCCATCATCGGGGCGGTCTCCAAGATGTTCCTGGCCCTGATGCTGTTCAACTACGACCCGCTGGCATGGTACGTGGCCCTGGCGGTCATCTTCGGCGGCCTCCTGGTGCACTACTTCGTCAAGGCCAGGGAGGAGATCGAGCGCATCCCCGCTCCCGCCCCGGCCCCCTTGTCCGAGGAGGCCAAGGCCCGCTACCGCGTGCTGATACCCATAGATGATCCCAAGAACGAGGCGCTGGTGGACCTGGGGGTCATCATGGCCGCCCGGCAGGACGGCGAGCTGCTGCTGACCACGGTGCTGGAGGTGCCGTCCGGCGTCCCGCTCACCGCGGTGGAGAAGCGGAGGATAGATGAGCGCAAGAAGATGCTGGAGAGGCTGAAGGTCCACGCTGAGAAGAGGGGGGTGAGGACCCGGGCCATCGTCCAGCTGTCCCACGATGTGGTCACCAGCATCATCGATACCGCCAGGGAGCAGGGGGCCAACTTCATCATCGTGGGGTGGAAGGGCTACACCAACACCCAGAAGAGGATACTGGGCCGCAAGCTCGACGACATCGTGCGGCGGACCCCCTGCGACATCATCGTGCTCAAGGCCGAAGGCCACCTCAAGCCGGACAACATCCTGGTCCTATCTGGGGGACTGTGGCACGTCAGCAAGGCCACTGAGGTGGCGGCGGAGATCGCCAAGGCCGAGAACGCCCGGGTCACCATCCTGAACGTCATCGTCAACGAGCGCTACCTCATCAAGGCGGCGGAGTACTCCAAGCGCCTCAAGAGGATCGTGGAGCTGAGGAAGGTCCCGGTCATCGTGAAGGAGACCCGGCCGGAATCGATAATCGGCGGGGTGGTGGCGGAGTCGGTGAACTACGACCTTCTGGTCATCGGATCCTCCGCGGCGAAGAGGCTGACCCCGTTCGCCTTCGGGGCCCTCCAGGACGTCATCGCCAAGAACGCCAAGTGCCCGGTGCTGGTGTATAAGCGGGTCGGGCCCAACGAGCCGGAGGCCATGGAGGCCGAGGAGGACTGA
- a CDS encoding response regulator, producing the protein MIAVLLLDDDHGLSELCRAFLESCGDIRVQTAATVKEALDAIASASYDAIISDYHLPDGDGLDLLRRLRETEKRVPFIMFTGTRREDVVAEAYALGADLSLQKGYDLEAQCAEIGHLLRNMVKGREVEEELFMARLQVRLVSASNVTCWYLDDATGLFRFDGNFSDFFGSEASGEDGRSLSKEEYVRRFVHPDDATMVREWIGSGGARLLGPGEFLQTEHRFVRGDGEVRYLLVRVAYFSGGDGRKARVYGLNQDITDLVRSLEQVKKAGAAPRPGDGGPRIGLCFLDGGPERPQSFRVSGMEV; encoded by the coding sequence ATGATCGCTGTTCTCCTTCTCGACGACGATCACGGGCTATCTGAGCTGTGCAGGGCCTTCCTGGAAAGCTGTGGGGATATCCGGGTCCAGACCGCGGCCACCGTGAAAGAGGCCTTGGATGCCATCGCCTCGGCCTCGTACGACGCGATAATCTCTGATTACCACCTCCCTGACGGTGACGGCCTGGACCTCCTTCGCCGGCTACGGGAGACGGAAAAGCGCGTCCCCTTCATAATGTTCACCGGAACGCGCCGGGAGGACGTGGTGGCGGAGGCGTACGCGCTGGGGGCGGACCTGTCCCTCCAGAAGGGATACGACCTGGAAGCCCAGTGCGCCGAGATCGGGCACCTGCTGAGGAATATGGTGAAGGGGCGGGAGGTCGAGGAAGAGCTGTTCATGGCCCGGCTCCAGGTCAGGCTGGTCTCGGCCTCCAATGTGACCTGCTGGTACCTGGACGACGCCACCGGCCTGTTCCGGTTCGATGGTAACTTCTCCGATTTCTTCGGCAGCGAGGCCTCCGGAGAGGACGGCCGCTCGTTGTCGAAGGAGGAGTACGTCCGCCGGTTCGTGCATCCCGATGACGCCACCATGGTGCGGGAATGGATAGGGAGCGGCGGCGCCAGGCTCCTAGGGCCAGGCGAGTTCCTGCAGACCGAGCACCGTTTCGTGCGGGGGGACGGCGAGGTGCGCTACCTCCTGGTAAGGGTCGCCTACTTCAGCGGGGGCGACGGGCGCAAGGCCAGGGTCTACGGGCTCAACCAGGACATCACCGACCTGGTGCGGTCGTTGGAGCAGGTGAAAAAGGCCGGGGCAGCCCCCCGCCCCGGGGACGGGGGGCCGCGAATAGGACTTTGCTTCCTGGACGGCGGCCCCGAGAGGCCGCAGAGCTTCCGGGTGTCGGGGATGGAGGTCTGA
- a CDS encoding HesB/IscA family protein has translation MVEVSAEAIKFINDLLEKNDKKGYGIRIYLAGMGCSGPQFGMAFQEKLKDGDSEQKANGFSFFYDGETKELLEGSTVDYIETPSGAGLIVNNPNIKSACGAGCSGCH, from the coding sequence ATGGTAGAGGTCAGCGCTGAGGCTATCAAGTTCATCAACGATCTGCTGGAGAAGAACGACAAGAAGGGCTACGGCATCAGGATCTACCTGGCTGGCATGGGATGCTCCGGCCCCCAGTTCGGCATGGCCTTTCAGGAGAAGCTGAAGGACGGGGACAGCGAGCAGAAGGCCAACGGGTTCTCCTTCTTCTACGACGGCGAGACCAAGGAGCTTCTGGAGGGTTCCACCGTGGACTACATTGAGACCCCCAGCGGCGCGGGGCTCATCGTCAACAACCCCAACATCAAGTCCGCCTGCGGCGCCGGCTGCTCCGGCTGCCACTAA
- a CDS encoding GNAT family N-acetyltransferase: MAEAAMIETVSREMTRRDLPQVLNMSRENMAHIIFTSWGVEWRDEDLLRILLEPSAFTEVLEADGRIIAYYSVDVRNDNLFINSIQVLRGYQGLGLGGEMMQRIEAIAHARGLLAIELWVQITNREATRFYRHTGYKLISRQGNNYLMRKVLEGPYRRPSEPPTQDRCNY; this comes from the coding sequence TTGGCTGAAGCAGCCATGATCGAGACCGTCTCCAGGGAGATGACCCGCCGGGACCTGCCCCAGGTCCTCAACATGAGCAGGGAGAACATGGCCCACATAATCTTCACCTCCTGGGGAGTGGAGTGGAGGGACGAGGACCTGCTGCGCATACTGCTGGAGCCCAGCGCCTTCACCGAGGTCCTGGAGGCCGACGGCAGGATCATCGCCTATTATTCCGTGGACGTCCGCAACGACAACCTCTTCATCAACTCCATACAGGTCCTGCGGGGCTACCAAGGCCTCGGCCTGGGCGGGGAGATGATGCAACGGATCGAGGCCATCGCTCATGCCAGGGGCCTGCTGGCCATCGAACTGTGGGTGCAGATCACCAACCGGGAGGCCACCCGGTTCTATCGCCACACCGGGTACAAGCTCATCTCCCGCCAGGGCAACAACTATCTCATGCGAAAGGTGCTGGAGGGCCCCTATCGGCGGCCGTCGGAGCCCCCAACACAGGACCGGTGCAACTATTAA
- a CDS encoding SOS response-associated peptidase, producing the protein MCGRFAIGEIRDLVPRFSIDSPIADMPRPRYNIAPTQDAPIVIDHRHRQLLMMRFGLIPFWSKDARIGVRLINARVETAKEKPVFRSCLEDRRCLVPTTGFYEWGPSARGREPYFVRLKSEKLFAMAGLYDHWMDPRGDLVHSFTILTTSANDLMAPIHDRMPVILNIEDEKEWAAPVPLGDGELERIGKPFPSERMELYRVSREVNDLSKDSDELIRPAGEVRQRTLF; encoded by the coding sequence GTGTGCGGACGCTTCGCCATCGGCGAGATCAGGGACCTTGTTCCCCGGTTCTCGATAGACTCCCCCATCGCCGACATGCCCAGGCCGCGGTACAATATCGCGCCGACGCAGGACGCCCCCATCGTCATAGATCACAGGCACCGGCAGCTTCTGATGATGCGCTTCGGGCTCATCCCATTCTGGTCGAAGGATGCCAGGATCGGCGTCCGCCTTATCAACGCCAGGGTGGAGACGGCGAAGGAGAAGCCGGTGTTCCGGTCCTGCCTGGAGGACCGCCGGTGCCTGGTGCCCACCACCGGGTTCTACGAATGGGGGCCGTCCGCCCGGGGCAGGGAGCCCTACTTCGTCCGCCTCAAGAGCGAGAAGCTGTTCGCCATGGCCGGGCTGTACGATCACTGGATGGACCCCCGCGGGGACCTGGTGCACAGCTTCACTATACTGACCACTTCCGCCAACGACCTCATGGCCCCCATCCACGACCGCATGCCGGTGATACTGAATATCGAGGACGAGAAGGAATGGGCTGCCCCGGTCCCCCTGGGGGACGGCGAGCTGGAGCGCATCGGCAAGCCTTTCCCGTCAGAGAGGATGGAGCTGTACCGGGTCTCCCGGGAGGTCAACGACCTGAGCAAGGACTCCGATGAACTGATCAGGCCGGCGGGAGAGGTCAGGCAGCGGACCCTATTCTGA
- a CDS encoding helicase-related protein: MFVEHPLIQKDRIQARDYQRALADACLHSSTLVVLPTGMGKTVVALLVIADVLEKRRGKVLLLAPTKPLVEQHALFLKQTLVGKKVCVLTGEIDPEEREVEWIQSDVVASTPQVIANDLRTERISLKDVRLIIFDEAHRGVGNYAYVSIAQEYRGVPGGLVMGMTASPGSSMAKIKEVCGNLDIDNIEVRSESDPDVSKYVHDIHMDCVEVDVPVSMRRLADKLRKMYDQCIKELIAMGVMTRGRPPSTKYLLEVQKAIQFKLNQGEKSHTLYNALSVQARAIKLGHALELAETQGVSSLTSYLEKLQEEALSPEGSKASRAIVASDEFKEIVELLGNLKMEHPKISRVMSIVSHQLIEKPDSRVIVFTQYRDTCDMVINYLSKIEGARVTKLIGQSGRGMDKGLKQKEQIGVLQRFREGEFNVLVATSVGEEGLDVANTDLVIFYEPVPSEIRSIQRRGRTGRSRAGRVVVLVTAGTRDEASLYSSEKKEREMRKRLYSLKDQWDRENKVKKEVAKVQKKGQTELGDYQAS; the protein is encoded by the coding sequence GTGTTCGTCGAGCATCCCCTCATCCAGAAGGACCGCATCCAGGCGAGGGACTACCAGCGCGCTTTGGCGGACGCTTGCCTGCACTCCTCCACCCTGGTGGTGCTGCCGACGGGCATGGGCAAGACCGTGGTGGCGCTCCTGGTCATCGCGGACGTGCTGGAGAAGAGGAGGGGCAAGGTGCTGCTCCTCGCACCCACCAAGCCCTTGGTGGAGCAGCACGCCCTGTTCCTGAAGCAGACCCTGGTGGGGAAGAAGGTGTGCGTTCTGACCGGCGAAATAGATCCCGAGGAGAGGGAGGTGGAGTGGATCCAAAGCGACGTCGTCGCCTCCACTCCCCAGGTCATCGCCAACGACCTCCGCACCGAGCGCATCTCCCTGAAGGACGTCCGGCTCATCATATTCGATGAAGCGCACCGGGGCGTGGGGAACTACGCGTACGTCAGCATCGCCCAGGAGTACCGGGGCGTCCCCGGCGGCCTGGTCATGGGCATGACCGCCTCACCGGGCTCCAGCATGGCCAAGATCAAGGAGGTCTGCGGCAACCTGGACATCGACAACATCGAGGTCCGGTCGGAGAGCGACCCGGACGTGTCGAAGTACGTCCACGACATCCACATGGACTGCGTGGAGGTGGACGTCCCCGTCAGCATGCGCAGGCTGGCGGACAAGCTGCGCAAGATGTACGACCAGTGCATCAAGGAGCTCATCGCCATGGGGGTGATGACGAGAGGGAGGCCGCCCTCGACGAAGTACCTCCTGGAGGTGCAGAAGGCCATCCAGTTCAAGCTCAACCAAGGGGAGAAGAGCCACACCTTGTACAACGCGCTGTCCGTCCAGGCGAGGGCCATCAAGCTCGGGCACGCCCTCGAGCTCGCCGAGACCCAGGGGGTCAGCTCTCTCACCAGCTACCTGGAGAAGCTGCAGGAGGAGGCGCTGTCCCCGGAGGGCTCCAAGGCGTCCCGGGCCATCGTCGCCTCTGACGAGTTCAAGGAGATAGTGGAGCTGCTGGGCAACCTGAAGATGGAGCACCCCAAGATCTCCCGGGTCATGAGCATCGTCAGCCATCAGCTCATCGAGAAGCCCGATTCCAGGGTGATCGTGTTCACCCAGTACCGCGACACCTGCGACATGGTCATCAACTACCTGTCGAAGATCGAGGGAGCGAGGGTGACCAAGCTGATCGGGCAGTCCGGCAGGGGGATGGACAAGGGGCTGAAGCAGAAGGAGCAGATCGGGGTGCTGCAGCGCTTCCGCGAGGGTGAGTTCAACGTGCTGGTCGCCACCTCGGTCGGCGAGGAGGGCCTCGACGTCGCCAACACCGACCTGGTGATCTTCTACGAGCCGGTGCCGTCGGAGATACGAAGCATCCAGCGCAGGGGGCGAACAGGTCGCAGCCGCGCCGGGCGGGTGGTGGTGCTGGTGACCGCGGGGACCAGGGACGAGGCTTCCCTGTACTCCAGCGAGAAGAAGGAGAGGGAGATGCGCAAGCGGCTGTACTCGCTGAAGGACCAATGGGACCGCGAGAACAAGGTGAAGAAGGAAGTTGCCAAGGTCCAAAAGAAAGGGCAGACCGAGCTCGGCGATTACCAGGCTTCCTGA
- a CDS encoding DHHA1 domain-containing protein yields the protein MKEEIGGVRLITRGNLDGIMSAAVFLDRFPGAEVTFVTSPPAAARALREGTAPSCVYIADLSLTGELAAAVRSEAGRREIIVADHHPIGEAVENAIIDEGRSAAGILHRCLGSSGRVRNIVALADLYEMSGTDVLRDAVREHGRERLEEECTIQDFAWRHNVEDDGFRLHAAAELAKGLWPSEVPAVMEKYRRVKESGRWNKALDTVRARLERRGAVGILDLRSGRTSLHGFGSKALLEVAREQECRYAVLIHGRNDAAVVSLRAVDPHGIDLGQFAEEFASRHGMGGGGHPASAGARIAREAAALMIDELERASA from the coding sequence ATGAAGGAGGAGATCGGAGGGGTCAGGCTCATCACGCGGGGCAACCTGGACGGCATAATGTCCGCCGCGGTCTTCCTGGATAGGTTTCCGGGGGCCGAGGTAACTTTCGTCACCTCGCCGCCCGCGGCGGCCAGGGCGCTCCGCGAGGGCACCGCCCCGTCCTGCGTATATATCGCCGACCTCTCCCTGACCGGCGAGCTGGCCGCTGCGGTCCGCTCCGAGGCGGGGAGGCGCGAGATCATTGTCGCCGACCACCACCCCATCGGCGAAGCGGTCGAGAACGCCATCATCGACGAGGGCAGGAGCGCCGCGGGCATCCTCCACCGGTGCCTCGGCTCCTCCGGGCGTGTGCGTAACATTGTTGCGCTGGCCGACCTGTACGAGATGAGCGGCACCGACGTCCTCAGGGATGCCGTCCGGGAGCACGGCCGGGAGCGCCTGGAGGAGGAGTGCACCATCCAGGACTTCGCCTGGCGCCACAACGTGGAGGACGACGGCTTCAGGCTCCATGCCGCCGCCGAGCTCGCCAAGGGCCTGTGGCCCTCGGAGGTCCCCGCGGTCATGGAGAAATACAGGAGGGTCAAGGAAAGCGGCCGCTGGAACAAGGCCCTGGATACGGTCCGCGCCCGCCTGGAGAGAAGAGGAGCGGTAGGCATCCTCGATCTGAGGTCGGGTAGGACGTCCCTGCACGGTTTCGGCTCCAAGGCCCTTCTGGAAGTGGCGAGGGAGCAGGAGTGCCGGTACGCCGTGCTCATCCACGGCAGGAACGATGCTGCCGTGGTATCCCTCCGCGCCGTCGATCCTCACGGGATCGACCTCGGCCAGTTCGCCGAGGAGTTCGCCAGCAGGCACGGCATGGGCGGGGGCGGCCATCCCGCCAGCGCCGGCGCCAGGATAGCTCGGGAAGCGGCCGCCCTCATGATCGATGAGCTGGAGAGGGCATCGGCCTGA
- a CDS encoding cupin domain-containing protein: MAKKGFSIDIESETLKNTDFRRVLYTGKYSQLVLMCLKPGEEIGEEVHDTVDQFFRFEQGEGIVTVDDMKYSVKDGSAAIVPSGARHNCVNTSKTADLKLYTIYSPPEHIDKTVRRTKAQAEAEPEEYDGRPTE; this comes from the coding sequence ATGGCCAAAAAAGGTTTCTCGATCGACATTGAGTCGGAAACGCTGAAGAACACTGATTTCCGCAGGGTCCTCTACACCGGAAAGTACAGCCAGCTTGTCCTCATGTGCCTAAAGCCTGGGGAAGAGATAGGCGAAGAGGTCCACGACACTGTTGACCAGTTCTTCCGGTTCGAGCAGGGCGAGGGGATCGTCACCGTCGACGACATGAAGTACAGCGTCAAGGACGGCAGCGCGGCGATAGTCCCGTCCGGCGCCAGGCACAACTGCGTCAATACCTCCAAGACCGCCGACCTCAAGCTGTACACCATCTACTCTCCGCCGGAGCACATCGACAAGACGGTACGCCGCACCAAGGCCCAGGCGGAGGCGGAGCCGGAAGAGTACGACGGCAGGCCCACGGAGTGA
- a CDS encoding M48 family metallopeptidase gives MDTTYCRTGIGSVASDHDLLVASFRSVGKTFGFEDVEAGFTPFKEFKSCWYRSGKSVTFEISDYLKGADQEVLVDFAQSLFSRVALKGEREIYTDRMRSWLESPAFLRRNQPLYLKRSRNLSLTHEGEVYDLQDAYLKLKDQGLVHDCRDAVFNWTKRGNRLRVGYCSVLMKVVAISSIMDSEKVPDFVHEYVLYHEILHLEEGLKSGNRHHTDEFREAERQHPRWAESEAWLKRLAFKRP, from the coding sequence ATGGATACTACATATTGCCGCACAGGGATAGGGAGCGTGGCCTCCGACCACGATCTTCTGGTAGCTTCGTTCCGATCGGTCGGGAAGACCTTCGGGTTCGAGGACGTGGAGGCCGGCTTCACCCCCTTTAAAGAGTTCAAGAGCTGCTGGTACAGGTCCGGGAAGAGCGTCACCTTCGAGATCTCCGACTACCTGAAGGGAGCGGACCAGGAGGTGCTGGTGGACTTCGCGCAGTCCCTGTTCTCCAGGGTGGCCCTCAAGGGGGAGCGGGAGATATACACTGACCGCATGCGCTCCTGGCTGGAGTCGCCGGCGTTCCTAAGGCGCAATCAGCCATTATACCTGAAGCGCAGCCGGAACCTCTCCCTCACCCATGAGGGGGAGGTGTACGACCTGCAGGATGCCTACCTCAAGCTCAAGGACCAGGGCCTGGTGCACGACTGCCGGGACGCCGTGTTCAACTGGACAAAACGGGGCAACCGCCTGAGGGTGGGGTACTGCAGCGTGCTCATGAAGGTGGTGGCCATCTCCTCCATAATGGACTCGGAAAAGGTGCCCGACTTCGTGCACGAGTACGTGCTGTACCACGAGATCCTGCACTTGGAGGAGGGCCTCAAGTCGGGGAACCGCCATCACACTGATGAGTTCAGAGAGGCCGAGAGGCAGCATCCCCGGTGGGCGGAATCGGAGGCGTGGCTGAAGAGGCTCGCCTTCAAGAGGCCCTGA